The following are from one region of the Mycolicibacterium helvum genome:
- a CDS encoding TetR/AcrR family transcriptional regulator, translated as MDRDAIVDAALELFVSRGYQATTFGDIALASGVESDLLAAAFPDHVCFIFAVADAMFAAVFEELAKAPQAEDLVEVLRAAHLSVVGRIVAGEGPVPLMRMYLMGRVLATNTAVAQAVSVHRKRVLTCGMADQRGVGHDDPQIVRAVMVWSAIMACTHAAGIHDGVAPDHFATDLTERRLDRNCNLVRRGWP; from the coding sequence GTGGACCGGGACGCGATTGTTGACGCAGCACTGGAACTCTTCGTCAGCCGGGGGTATCAGGCGACAACGTTCGGCGACATCGCATTGGCAAGTGGTGTCGAATCCGATCTGCTGGCCGCAGCGTTTCCGGACCACGTGTGCTTCATCTTCGCTGTCGCGGATGCCATGTTCGCCGCCGTCTTCGAAGAACTGGCCAAGGCCCCACAGGCGGAAGACCTCGTGGAAGTCCTGCGGGCCGCTCACCTCAGCGTGGTTGGTCGGATCGTCGCAGGTGAGGGACCTGTACCGCTAATGCGAATGTACCTCATGGGAAGGGTCCTCGCGACCAATACCGCTGTGGCGCAGGCTGTCTCGGTTCATCGCAAACGAGTGCTCACGTGCGGCATGGCTGATCAACGCGGCGTCGGCCACGACGATCCCCAGATAGTGAGGGCTGTGATGGTGTGGTCGGCGATCATGGCATGCACCCATGCGGCAGGAATCCACGACGGAGTGGCACCCGACCACTTCGCGACGGACCTCACGGAACGGCGGCTGGACCGGAATTGCAACCTAGTCCGTCGAGGCTGGCCATGA
- a CDS encoding cytochrome P450, with protein sequence MTVETLPAGPRLPIAVQTAAWIARPWDFMTRCAAQHGDMFTMKLVGLGAIVMVSHPEVVREVFTASPELLHAGEANRVLLPVVGPNSVMLLDGDAHREQRRLLMPAFRGSHLQSYANTIRDIAEAEIARWPRGEPVRLLPQMQKLTLEVILRVVFGLQHGERVDRLRAALRRMLALSMNVFGQMMMLVVGPEQMRTALTHRVLREVDRLLYEEIAARRQVDDLDERTDVLSMLLKAKHADGDPMSDREVRDELITLLLAGHETTASGLAWAVERIIRHPDIQSRLVEAARADAHEYIAAVVKESLRLRPVVSLVGRRLKEPMVIGGVPLPAGVAVVPSIYLMHRRPEIYPDPEQFRPERFLGHHAGTYTWIPFGGGVRRCLGATFAEFEMRIVLAALFASNQLRPDRREPEPVHRRSITHVPGRGTTVILE encoded by the coding sequence ATGACTGTCGAAACGCTGCCAGCCGGCCCGCGACTTCCCATCGCTGTTCAGACTGCGGCGTGGATAGCGCGACCGTGGGACTTCATGACACGTTGCGCTGCCCAACACGGCGACATGTTCACCATGAAGCTCGTGGGCTTGGGAGCCATCGTGATGGTTTCCCATCCCGAGGTGGTCAGGGAGGTATTCACCGCATCTCCCGAACTGTTGCACGCGGGTGAAGCCAACCGCGTGCTGTTGCCGGTGGTCGGGCCGAACTCGGTAATGCTGCTCGATGGTGACGCCCACAGGGAGCAGCGCCGCCTGCTGATGCCCGCGTTTCGCGGCAGCCACTTGCAAAGCTACGCGAACACAATCAGGGACATTGCCGAGGCGGAGATCGCTCGGTGGCCGCGTGGTGAACCGGTGAGACTGCTCCCTCAGATGCAGAAGTTGACACTGGAAGTCATCCTGCGCGTCGTGTTTGGACTCCAGCACGGGGAACGCGTAGATCGGCTGCGGGCCGCGCTGCGACGCATGCTTGCCCTCTCCATGAACGTCTTCGGTCAAATGATGATGTTGGTGGTCGGCCCTGAACAGATGAGGACCGCGCTCACCCACAGAGTTCTCAGAGAAGTAGATCGACTTCTCTATGAAGAGATCGCCGCGCGGCGGCAGGTAGACGACCTTGATGAGCGCACCGACGTGCTCTCGATGCTGCTAAAGGCGAAGCACGCCGATGGTGATCCGATGAGTGACCGCGAGGTGCGCGATGAACTCATCACGCTGCTGTTGGCCGGTCACGAAACGACGGCATCGGGGCTGGCCTGGGCGGTCGAACGGATCATCCGACACCCTGACATCCAGTCGCGACTTGTCGAGGCAGCACGCGCCGATGCCCATGAGTACATTGCCGCCGTCGTAAAGGAGTCACTTCGACTGCGACCAGTGGTCTCGCTGGTAGGCAGACGGCTCAAAGAGCCGATGGTGATCGGCGGGGTGCCGTTGCCCGCCGGGGTGGCCGTCGTGCCGTCGATCTACCTCATGCATCGGCGACCTGAAATCTACCCCGACCCTGAACAATTTCGACCTGAGCGATTCCTCGGCCATCACGCGGGCACCTACACGTGGATTCCGTTCGGCGGAGGTGTGCGCCGCTGCCTCGGGGCGACCTTCGCGGAGTTTGAGATGCGAATCGTGCTGGCTGCATTGTTCGCAAGTAACCAGCTACGTCCCGACCGACGCGAGCCCGAGCCGGTACATCGCCGTTCGATCACACATGTGCCTGGTCGCGGCACCACAGTGATCTTGGAATGA
- a CDS encoding ABC1 kinase family protein: MPHQDDAVPRGRVRRTMPLAGFTARAAGGRLVAGLREKAGQEGAVERFHERTAERYAELLGHSRGVLMKIGQIMSMLDTRTLGTGGFEPYQKAMNRLQADAPPMHPMLVREVLDAELGSAVEQFADFTDQPMAAASIGQVHRAVLHDGRQVAVKIQYPGVARAIRDDLANTELLATFLRFTAAASGMKMDVRSVAREAAARISEEVDYRHEAATITAFSELYRGHPFIRVPEVVTEMSGDRVLTMTYLDGMNWSAAQQAEQDLRNLWAETILRFAYGSFRHANLMHADPHPGNYRFNTDGTVGFVDFGCVKVLPELQRWRQVAMNRALAEGRKEDMRDIMVQAGYLTADSDLTAEELYQWQSELLYESMTTTPQPVTYTAESINRVVRSLFDVRDTDHPVARMTAPDDYVFAARVQLAVSSVCAGLNATLPVQAIVEDFDGTAEPVTELGKKHHAWAHERGLPSALDHHDHP, encoded by the coding sequence ATGCCGCACCAGGATGATGCCGTTCCACGGGGACGGGTTCGACGCACGATGCCGCTGGCGGGTTTCACCGCGCGGGCTGCTGGCGGGCGACTCGTCGCGGGCCTGCGGGAGAAAGCGGGCCAGGAAGGCGCTGTCGAGCGGTTTCACGAACGCACCGCCGAGCGCTACGCCGAACTGCTCGGCCACTCCCGCGGTGTCCTGATGAAGATCGGCCAGATCATGTCGATGCTCGACACCCGCACGCTGGGTACCGGCGGGTTCGAGCCTTACCAGAAAGCCATGAACCGCCTGCAGGCCGATGCGCCGCCGATGCACCCCATGCTGGTTCGTGAGGTCCTCGATGCCGAACTCGGTTCTGCGGTCGAGCAGTTCGCCGACTTCACCGATCAGCCGATGGCAGCCGCATCGATCGGCCAGGTGCACCGCGCCGTCCTGCACGACGGTCGTCAGGTCGCCGTCAAAATCCAGTACCCCGGTGTGGCTCGAGCCATCCGTGACGATCTGGCCAACACTGAGCTGCTAGCAACCTTCCTGCGCTTCACCGCGGCGGCATCGGGAATGAAGATGGACGTTCGGAGCGTGGCCCGCGAAGCCGCGGCGCGAATCTCCGAAGAGGTGGATTATCGGCACGAGGCAGCCACCATCACCGCATTCAGCGAACTCTATCGAGGACACCCGTTCATCCGGGTCCCCGAGGTCGTGACCGAAATGTCTGGCGATCGGGTGTTGACGATGACCTATCTCGACGGGATGAACTGGAGCGCTGCGCAACAGGCCGAGCAGGATCTCAGAAACCTCTGGGCCGAGACCATTCTGCGATTCGCGTACGGAAGCTTCCGGCACGCCAATCTGATGCACGCCGACCCACACCCCGGTAACTATCGCTTCAACACCGACGGCACCGTGGGGTTTGTCGACTTCGGCTGCGTCAAGGTCCTACCCGAACTCCAGCGCTGGCGACAGGTAGCCATGAACCGCGCACTCGCCGAAGGCCGCAAAGAGGACATGCGCGACATCATGGTTCAGGCCGGTTACCTCACCGCCGACTCCGACCTGACCGCTGAAGAGTTATATCAATGGCAGTCTGAACTTCTCTACGAGAGCATGACGACGACACCGCAGCCCGTGACCTATACCGCCGAATCGATAAACCGTGTCGTTCGTAGCTTGTTCGACGTCCGCGACACCGACCATCCGGTGGCCCGCATGACCGCCCCTGACGACTACGTGTTCGCCGCCCGCGTCCAGCTGGCCGTCAGCAGCGTGTGCGCCGGCCTCAACGCCACGCTGCCGGTGCAGGCGATCGTCGAGGACTTCGATGGAACAGCCGAACCGGTCACCGAACTCGGCAAGAAACACCACGCCTGGGCACACGAGCGCGGTCTACCTTCTGCATTGGACCATCATGACCACCCGTGA
- a CDS encoding ImmA/IrrE family metallo-endopeptidase, with protein MRVDPLGELRNWEDLAVIEIDESLDSSACSVAGSYQPNPPTLVVTKSLSPARRGFTALHELGHHLQQTDIGLGNAVFGYSDPDQFEEEACDAFAAGVLLPDEELRARIGPRGPTAQDVVDVYHVHSSASREACCVWAARHLQGAGVVVLLDSAGVVRFAAPKSFIPPAKDSDQSRTPLIEAALRNRDSGASRDETFVIYRNGTTSDTMYGQARWFDANYLVAVLARDNVAWKSLALPRPHSGNPGSPRWWTCETCDDSFSVAERCSRCGEPQCTNGHCGCHAKRAAKDKTCPRCSFVLHPSRFDEGSEVCRDCV; from the coding sequence TTGCGTGTAGACCCGCTTGGCGAATTGAGGAATTGGGAGGATCTCGCGGTCATCGAGATCGACGAGTCTTTGGACAGCTCGGCGTGTTCGGTCGCCGGCAGCTACCAGCCAAACCCACCGACACTCGTCGTGACCAAATCCCTGTCTCCCGCCCGTCGTGGGTTTACCGCGCTCCATGAACTCGGTCATCACCTGCAGCAAACCGATATCGGCCTGGGTAACGCGGTTTTCGGATACAGCGATCCGGATCAGTTCGAGGAGGAGGCCTGCGACGCCTTCGCGGCTGGAGTCCTGCTGCCCGATGAGGAGCTACGGGCCCGAATAGGTCCGCGTGGTCCGACCGCACAGGATGTGGTCGACGTGTACCACGTCCACTCATCTGCCTCGAGAGAGGCGTGCTGCGTGTGGGCCGCCCGGCACCTGCAGGGCGCGGGGGTCGTGGTGTTACTCGACAGCGCAGGCGTGGTTCGTTTCGCAGCACCGAAGAGTTTCATACCGCCGGCGAAGGACTCCGACCAGTCACGCACTCCGCTGATCGAAGCAGCACTGCGAAACCGCGATAGCGGAGCCAGCCGTGACGAGACATTCGTGATCTACCGGAACGGAACGACCAGCGACACCATGTATGGGCAGGCACGCTGGTTCGACGCCAACTACCTCGTCGCCGTCCTCGCCCGCGACAACGTCGCATGGAAGTCTCTCGCCCTGCCGCGTCCTCACAGCGGCAACCCTGGCAGTCCTCGATGGTGGACGTGCGAAACCTGCGACGATTCGTTCTCCGTCGCTGAACGCTGCAGCAGGTGTGGCGAACCGCAGTGCACCAACGGCCATTGCGGATGCCACGCCAAACGCGCCGCGAAAGACAAAACTTGCCCCCGCTGTTCCTTTGTCCTTCATCCGTCGCGATTCGACGAAGGCAGCGAAGTGTGTCGAGACTGCGTCTGA
- a CDS encoding cytochrome P450: protein MTTRDITTGRLPWDPADPYPFYEQRRREGNVVWDDHAGAWLILGYHSAQQILGEPGWTSNPLANPNAPRAVRAIGSDILRRNILTTDGGDHHRLRGAVRDVFTRTFINGLAEGIEAIAAEAIDHIPAGVEFDFMSDVALPLPIAVAAAWLGLDVDSARLLREESPAISRMLGDFVDPDVVEDGTAALATLLTELLPLAADRRAHPSDDLLSFIGADPDLELDDVVTMAVIIAVAGHETTANLLGASIIRLLTPGPDGVRLVDTVDAIDGQLFNELLRLDGPVQALGRTATCDHIVDGVAIRATEPVLVVLAAANRDPAVFTQPDQLQPDRDGPASLSFGHGTHYCLGAALARLEMTSSLPKVLARRLTLCGEPTWRDTPAIRGPLTTPAIFT, encoded by the coding sequence ATGACCACCCGTGACATCACAACCGGGAGACTGCCCTGGGATCCCGCCGACCCCTACCCCTTCTACGAGCAGCGCCGCCGCGAAGGCAACGTGGTCTGGGACGACCACGCCGGTGCGTGGTTGATCCTTGGCTATCACTCCGCCCAGCAGATCCTGGGCGAACCCGGCTGGACTAGTAACCCCCTGGCGAATCCGAACGCGCCGCGCGCCGTCCGCGCAATTGGCTCAGACATTCTGCGCCGCAACATCTTGACCACCGACGGTGGCGATCATCACCGCCTACGCGGTGCAGTCCGTGACGTCTTCACCCGTACCTTCATCAACGGGCTGGCAGAAGGCATCGAGGCGATCGCCGCGGAAGCGATCGATCACATTCCAGCCGGAGTGGAGTTCGACTTTATGAGCGATGTGGCGTTGCCGCTGCCCATCGCGGTCGCAGCGGCGTGGTTGGGGTTGGACGTCGACTCGGCGCGACTGCTGCGGGAAGAATCCCCGGCTATCAGCAGAATGCTCGGCGATTTTGTGGACCCCGATGTCGTCGAGGACGGAACGGCAGCGTTGGCCACACTGCTCACCGAACTACTACCCTTGGCGGCCGACCGCCGCGCCCATCCCAGCGATGACCTCCTCAGCTTTATCGGTGCCGATCCAGATCTTGAACTCGACGACGTCGTCACCATGGCGGTGATCATCGCCGTTGCCGGCCATGAGACCACAGCGAACCTACTGGGCGCCTCTATAATTCGGCTACTAACGCCTGGCCCGGACGGAGTGCGGCTGGTCGACACCGTCGACGCCATCGACGGGCAGCTGTTTAACGAACTGCTTCGGCTCGACGGTCCGGTGCAGGCCCTCGGGCGCACCGCCACTTGCGATCACATCGTCGATGGCGTCGCCATCCGCGCAACCGAGCCCGTCCTCGTGGTCCTTGCCGCCGCCAACCGCGATCCAGCAGTCTTCACCCAGCCCGACCAACTCCAACCCGATCGTGACGGACCCGCATCCTTGTCCTTCGGGCACGGTACGCACTACTGCCTCGGCGCCGCACTCGCCCGACTCGAAATGACCTCCTCGCTACCAAAAGTCCTGGCACGTCGACTCACCCTCTGCGGTGAACCAACATGGCGTGACACCCCCGCCATTCGCGGACCCCTCACAACCCCCGCCATCTTCACCTAA
- a CDS encoding Mu transposase C-terminal domain-containing protein has product MVRRGRDPTSEALWTLADVQNLLDIWIATVWQNRPHKGLRHPAMPRRDLTPNEAFAALSAVAPQANLALTAEDYIELLPVAYRSIQPYGINFADLHYDAPELYEYRNTASGLPGPAAGRWEIRYDPHRINTIFVRDHRRGRWIHADWTLAKHALAPFSLEILHAAKQAVAQRGAPNTAAEYLAEITRIQTGLRRTAREQRLHNRTTQTPSALPTAGAPTVAPRWPRRRGLTDGRARHLGCLADFRGPPPRSAIHPHPTPCCYPTFSADTTRAL; this is encoded by the coding sequence GTGGTGCGGCGCGGTCGCGACCCCACCAGCGAAGCGTTGTGGACGCTGGCAGATGTGCAAAATCTGCTCGATATCTGGATCGCCACGGTCTGGCAGAACCGCCCGCACAAGGGGCTACGGCATCCGGCGATGCCCCGCAGGGATCTCACCCCCAACGAGGCCTTCGCCGCGCTGTCCGCGGTCGCTCCACAAGCCAATCTCGCCCTGACCGCCGAGGACTACATCGAACTTTTGCCGGTCGCCTACCGGTCGATCCAGCCCTATGGCATCAATTTCGCTGACCTGCACTACGACGCACCCGAACTCTACGAGTACCGCAACACCGCCAGTGGGCTGCCCGGGCCGGCTGCCGGCCGCTGGGAAATCCGTTACGACCCCCACCGCATCAACACGATCTTCGTTCGCGACCATCGTCGTGGCCGATGGATCCACGCTGATTGGACACTGGCCAAACACGCTCTAGCACCGTTCTCACTCGAGATCCTGCACGCCGCGAAACAGGCTGTCGCCCAACGCGGCGCACCTAACACGGCCGCAGAATACCTGGCTGAAATCACCCGAATCCAAACCGGACTACGCCGAACCGCACGCGAACAACGCCTCCACAACCGCACCACTCAAACACCCTCGGCCCTCCCCACGGCGGGCGCGCCGACCGTTGCCCCGCGGTGGCCGCGTCGACGAGGACTGACCGATGGCCGTGCCCGACACCTTGGCTGCCTGGCGGACTTTCGTGGCCCACCACCCCGTTCAGCCATCCACCCTCACCCCACGCCCTGTTGCTACCCAACATTTTCCGCCGATACCACTCGAGCGTTGTGA
- a CDS encoding SAVED domain-containing protein: protein MGSQATARGVDNALASNKAVGPAGQTRTVSERIARRVWVAAGGRCTICNRYLLDDETTGQDVMIGQLAHIVGWSTADGSPRGSEDLDTALRNEADNLMLLCYDQHKVIDEKSLWTVYDTDTLRSMKRMHESRVRDLTAMGHDRSTTVLRVVGSIHDQAVDLTDARIREALFIRNRFPDWTLRGSDEYEVDLRALPGERAGTSVYWASAHAHLDERIGHLRRMVAKGSVTHLSVFPLARIPVLILLGTLLDDTVPVDLYPKRRDGDEGWGWTPTADRVGFGFTRARLGSDPTMVALLVSVSGSVDQDRLPDEIDGRYTIYELRPTDTLPAPGLIGSADALDAFSQTWREVLATVEAQHHGVQGLPTFSAVPAAAAVSMGRHLMRAAHPPLHIYDRVTSSDTYEFTTSTATTAP, encoded by the coding sequence GTGGGGTCCCAGGCAACCGCACGCGGCGTCGATAACGCACTCGCCTCGAACAAAGCTGTCGGCCCCGCCGGGCAGACCCGCACCGTTTCCGAACGCATCGCCCGGCGAGTATGGGTCGCGGCGGGTGGTCGCTGCACGATCTGCAATCGTTATCTGCTCGACGACGAGACCACCGGGCAGGATGTGATGATCGGGCAGCTCGCCCACATCGTCGGCTGGTCCACGGCCGACGGGTCTCCTCGAGGCTCTGAGGACCTGGACACAGCGCTCCGTAACGAAGCCGACAATCTGATGTTGCTGTGTTACGACCAGCACAAGGTCATCGACGAGAAGTCGCTGTGGACCGTGTACGACACGGACACCCTGCGCTCGATGAAGCGCATGCATGAGTCTCGGGTGCGTGACCTCACTGCGATGGGTCACGACAGGTCAACAACCGTACTCAGAGTGGTGGGAAGCATCCACGACCAGGCCGTCGATCTGACCGATGCCCGCATCCGAGAAGCTCTCTTCATCCGTAACCGATTCCCCGACTGGACCCTTCGAGGATCCGACGAGTACGAGGTTGACCTCCGCGCGCTGCCCGGTGAACGCGCCGGCACCTCCGTCTACTGGGCTTCAGCACACGCTCACCTTGACGAGCGAATCGGCCATCTGCGCAGGATGGTCGCCAAGGGCAGCGTCACTCACCTCTCGGTCTTCCCCCTCGCCCGCATCCCGGTGTTGATCCTCCTGGGAACGCTTCTCGACGACACCGTCCCCGTCGACCTCTACCCGAAGCGGCGCGACGGCGACGAGGGCTGGGGATGGACCCCCACGGCGGACCGTGTCGGCTTCGGCTTCACCAGGGCCCGCCTCGGCAGCGACCCCACGATGGTGGCACTACTGGTGTCGGTTTCCGGCTCCGTCGATCAAGACCGGCTGCCAGACGAGATCGATGGCCGTTACACAATTTACGAACTCCGACCGACCGACACGCTCCCAGCCCCAGGGCTGATTGGCAGCGCAGACGCACTCGATGCATTCAGCCAGACCTGGCGTGAGGTCCTCGCAACCGTCGAAGCCCAGCACCACGGTGTGCAGGGCCTCCCCACGTTCTCTGCCGTACCCGCTGCCGCGGCCGTCAGCATGGGACGACACCTCATGCGCGCCGCACACCCTCCCCTGCACATCTACGACCGCGTAACCAGCAGCGACACATACGAATTCACAACATCGACAGCCACAACAGCACCGTGA
- a CDS encoding AbrB/MazE/SpoVT family DNA-binding domain-containing protein: protein MTFRGYVTVQSRGVVALPVEVRRRLHLDEPGAQVEIVERGDGVLELRPALPIPADQRWFWTERWQQREREVDSHVAAGEVSVHRDGDALLEHLGQLDAHADGQ from the coding sequence ATGACGTTCCGTGGTTATGTGACCGTTCAGTCCAGAGGAGTTGTGGCGTTGCCGGTCGAGGTGCGTCGCAGGCTGCACCTCGATGAGCCAGGCGCACAGGTTGAAATCGTCGAGCGCGGCGACGGAGTGTTGGAACTCAGGCCCGCATTACCTATTCCGGCGGATCAGCGATGGTTCTGGACCGAACGGTGGCAGCAGCGTGAGCGCGAGGTGGACAGCCATGTCGCCGCGGGTGAGGTTTCGGTCCACCGCGACGGTGACGCATTGTTGGAACACCTCGGCCAGCTCGACGCGCACGCGGACGGCCAATGA
- a CDS encoding nucleotidyltransferase domain-containing protein encodes MTTPTMNPLSALLTGAVDLLDIPPHLRDLVVARYQDVGQFLADNGGDRCSIYPQGSFLLGTAINPPQQTEYDIDLVFRDGITKDETSQAELKERVGDMLEAYNDHKVGAEDAPDDFSEKRRCWTLSYSSQGFHLDVLPAVIDTEFKKSPNGILLTDTKLRPWQYANPKDYAIWFRDQSEEMRRKIAASARAENVADVPNWAVRSTLQRLVQVLKWHCYLDFADDIDNRPPSILITTLAAHAYSGQDDLGAAILEVIDGMPNYILKSEGRWLVRNPAQPKENFVDKWNEPDTAHRREAFNGWLRRVQRDIEIASEARDSGLDILVDRLSDTFDRGVLEKSAANWARTTVDLRGQARLGISSGTGALVIGSTRPTPRHGFYGRGPA; translated from the coding sequence ATGACCACCCCGACGATGAATCCACTGTCAGCCCTACTCACGGGAGCAGTAGACCTTCTCGACATCCCACCCCATCTCCGGGATCTCGTCGTTGCGCGCTACCAGGACGTCGGCCAATTCCTCGCCGACAACGGTGGCGATCGCTGCAGCATCTACCCGCAAGGGAGCTTCCTGCTCGGCACCGCCATCAACCCACCCCAGCAGACCGAATACGACATCGACCTCGTCTTCCGCGACGGGATCACCAAGGACGAAACCTCCCAAGCCGAGCTGAAGGAGCGCGTCGGTGACATGCTCGAGGCCTACAACGACCACAAAGTCGGCGCGGAGGACGCACCCGATGACTTCTCCGAAAAGCGTCGATGCTGGACGCTTTCCTACTCCAGTCAGGGATTTCATCTCGACGTGCTGCCGGCGGTCATCGACACCGAATTCAAGAAGTCACCGAACGGGATCCTGCTCACCGACACCAAGTTGAGGCCATGGCAGTACGCGAATCCCAAGGACTACGCGATCTGGTTCCGCGATCAGTCCGAGGAGATGCGACGCAAGATCGCCGCCAGCGCCCGCGCTGAAAACGTTGCCGATGTCCCAAACTGGGCGGTGCGCTCAACACTGCAGCGACTCGTCCAGGTGTTGAAGTGGCACTGCTACCTCGATTTCGCCGACGACATCGACAACCGACCCCCGTCGATCTTGATCACGACTCTTGCAGCTCACGCCTACAGTGGCCAAGACGATCTCGGCGCGGCCATCCTTGAGGTGATCGACGGAATGCCGAACTACATTTTGAAGTCCGAAGGACGTTGGCTGGTGCGCAATCCGGCTCAGCCCAAAGAGAATTTCGTCGACAAGTGGAACGAACCCGACACCGCTCATCGGCGAGAAGCGTTCAACGGCTGGCTTCGTAGGGTCCAACGAGACATCGAAATCGCCTCCGAAGCAAGAGATTCAGGTCTCGACATCCTCGTCGACCGCCTCAGCGATACGTTTGACCGAGGGGTGCTCGAGAAGTCCGCGGCCAACTGGGCGCGGACCACCGTGGACTTGAGAGGGCAGGCAAGGCTCGGAATCTCCTCAGGTACAGGTGCACTCGTGATCGGCTCGACGCGCCCAACTCCCCGGCACGGGTTCTACGGCCGTGGCC
- a CDS encoding TetR/AcrR family transcriptional regulator → MTASAPTRDRLVTEAMRLFSAKGYEATSVSQIEAAAGLAAGSGALYHHFKSKEALLAAGIDRQLDRRRAMHDIRALFAGLGDLRAELTALGRYLLTVVDEEIELLQIAARTPAGRSIRLDTAYAALVDGLNAELAEWIIAWAPTLPQQDCTTLAAVGVNSILGTRFATSLFRQAEARIPDDRYLTEWTALLATRIEALP, encoded by the coding sequence ATGACAGCATCCGCGCCGACACGCGATCGGTTGGTCACCGAAGCGATGCGGCTGTTCAGCGCGAAAGGGTACGAAGCCACCAGCGTCTCCCAGATCGAAGCGGCCGCTGGATTAGCGGCGGGCTCGGGCGCCCTGTATCACCACTTCAAATCCAAGGAAGCGCTCCTGGCCGCCGGCATCGACCGACAACTGGACCGTCGCCGCGCCATGCATGACATCCGGGCACTATTCGCAGGTCTCGGAGACCTGCGAGCCGAGCTCACCGCGCTGGGCCGGTACCTGCTCACCGTCGTCGACGAGGAGATCGAGCTTCTGCAGATCGCCGCCCGCACACCGGCAGGCCGATCAATCCGCCTCGACACCGCCTACGCCGCGCTCGTCGACGGGCTCAACGCCGAACTGGCCGAATGGATCATCGCCTGGGCGCCGACGCTGCCGCAGCAAGACTGCACGACACTGGCTGCGGTGGGCGTGAACAGCATCCTCGGAACCCGTTTCGCGACCAGCCTTTTCCGCCAGGCCGAAGCACGCATACCCGACGATCGCTACCTCACGGAATGGACAGCACTGCTCGCCACCCGCATCGAAGCGCTTCCCTGA